The following proteins come from a genomic window of Phacochoerus africanus isolate WHEZ1 chromosome 9, ROS_Pafr_v1, whole genome shotgun sequence:
- the MCM3 gene encoding DNA replication licensing factor MCM3 isoform X1, whose amino-acid sequence MAGTVVLEDVELREAQRDYLDFLDDEEDQGIYQSKVRELISDNQYRLIVNVNDLRRKNEKRANRLLNNAFEELVAFQRALKDFVASIDATYAKQYEEFYIGLEGSFGSKHVSPRTLTSCFLSCVVCVEGIVTKCSLVRPKVVRSVHYCPATKKTIERRYSDLTTLEAFPSSSVYPTKDEENNPLETEYGLSVYKDHQIITIQEMPEKAPAGQLPRSVDVILDDDLVDKVKPGDRVQVVGTYRCLPGKKGGYTSGTFRTVLIACNVKQMSKDAQPSFSAEDIAKIKKFSKTRSKDIFDQLARSLAPSIHGHDYVKKAILCLLLGGVERDLENGSHIRGDINILLIGDPSVAKSQLLRYVLCTAPRAIPTTGRGSSGVGLTAAVTTDQETGERRLEAGAMVLADRGVVCIDEFDKMSDMDRTAIHEVMEQGRVTIAKAGIHARLNARCSVLAAANPVYGRYDQYKTPMENIGLQDSLLSRFDLLFIMLDQMDPEQDREISDHVLRMHRYRAPGEQDGDAMPLGSAVDILATDDPNFSQEDQQDTQIYEKHDNLLHGTKKKKEKMVSAAFMKKYIHVAKIIKPVLTQESAAYIAEEYSRLRSQDSMSSDTARTSPVTARTLETLIRLATAHAKARMSKTVDLQDAEEAVELVQYAYFKKVLEKEKKRKKRNEDDSETEDEGEKSQEDQEQKRKRRKTRHSDAKDGDSYDPYDFSDTEEEMPQVHTPKATDSQETKEAQKVELSESRLKAFKAALLEVFREAHAQSVGMNRLTESINRDKEEPFSSSEIQAALSRMQDDNQVMVSEGIVFLI is encoded by the exons ATGGCCGGGACCGTGGTGTTGGAAGATGTGGAGCTGCGAGAGGCGCAGAGAGACTACCTGGATTTCCTGGACGACGAG GAAGATCAGGGAATTTATCAGAGCAAAGTTCGGGAGCTGATCAGTGACAACCAGTACCGCTTGATTGTCAATGTGAATGACCTTCGCAGGAAGAATGAGAAGAGGGCTAACCG CCTCCTGAACAATGCTTTTGAGGAGCTGGTTGCCTTCCAGCGGGCCTTAAAGGATTTTGTGGCCTCCATTGATGCTACATATGCCAAGCAGTATGAGGAGTTCTACATAGGTTTGGAGGGCAGCTTTGGCTCCAAGCACGTCTCTCCCCGGACTCTCACCTCCTGCTTCCTTAGCTGTGTCGTGTGTGTCGAGGGCATTGTCACTAAAT GCTCTCTAGTTCGCCCCAAAGTCGTCCGCAGTGTCCACTACTGTCCTGCTACCAAGAAGACCATAGAGAGACGTTATTCTGACCTCACCACTCTGGAGGCCTTCCCATCCAGCTCTGTCTATCCCACCAAG GATGAGGAAAACAATCCCCTTGAGACAGAATATGGACTTTCTGTCTACAAGGACCACCAGATCATCACCATCCAGGAGATGCCAGAGAAAGCCCCCGCTGGCCAGCTGCCCCGCTCCGTGGACGTCATCCTGGATGATGACTTGGTGGACAAAGTGAAGCCCGGTGACCGAGTCCAGGTGGTGGGCACCTACCGCTGCCTTCCTGGAAAGAAGGGAGGCTACACCTCAGGGACCTTCAG GACTGTCCTGATTGCCTGTAACGTGAAGCAGATGAGCAAGGATGCTCAGCCTTCCTTCTCTGCTGAGGATATAGCCAAGATCAAGAAGTTCAGTAAAACCCGTTCTAAG GATATCTTTGACCAGCTGGCCAGGTCGCTGGCCCCTAGCATCCATGGCCACGACTACGTCAAGAAGGCCATCCTCTGCTTGCTCTTGGGAGGGGTGGAACGAGACCTTGAGAATGGCAGCCACATCCGTGGGGACATCAATATCCTCCTGATAG GAGACCCGTCCGTTGCCAAGTCCCAGCTTCTGCGCTACGTGCTGTGCACCGCACCAAGGGCCATCCCTACCACCGGCCGGGGCTCCTCTGGAGTGGGTCTCACGGCCGCCGTCACCACAGACCAGGAGACAG gggaGCGCCGTCTGGAGGCGGGGGCCATGGTCCTGGCCGACCGGGGCGTGGTGTGCATCGACGAGTTCGACAAGATGTCCGACATGGACCGCACGGCCATCCACGAGGTGATGGAGCAGGGCCGCGTCACCATCGCCAAGGCCGGCATCCACGCCCGGCTCAACGCCCGCTGCAGTGTTCTGGCAGCTGCCAACCCCGTCTACGGCAGG TACGATCAGTATAAGACCCCCATGGAGAACATCGGGCTGCAGGACTCACTGCTCTCCCGATTCGACCTCCTCTTCATCATGTTGGATCAGATGGATCCCGAGCAGGATCGGGAGATCTCAGACCACGTCCTCCGAATGCACCGCTACCGGGCCCCCGGGGAACAGGACGGTGATG CAATGCCTTTGGGGAGTGCCGTGGATATCCTGGCCACGGATGACCCCAACTTTAGCCAGGAAGACCAGCAGGACACCCAGATTTATGAGAAGCATGACAACCTTCTGCATGGCACCAAGAAGAAAAA GGAGAAGATGGTGAGTGCGGCTTTCATGAAGAAATACATCCACGTGGCCAAAATCATCAAGCCCGTCCTGACGCAGGAGTCGGCCGCCTACATCGCGGAGGAGTACTCCCGCCTGCGCAGCCAGGACAGCATGAGCTCTGACACTGCCCGG ACATCTCCAGTGACAGCCCGGACGCTGGAAACTCTGATTCGATTGGCCACGGCCCACGCCAAGGCCCGCATGAGCAAGACGGTGGACCTGCAGGACGCGGAGGAGGCTGTGGAGCTGGTCCAGTATGCTTACTTCAAGAAG GTTCTCGAGAAGGAGAAGAAGCGTAAGAAGCGAAATGAGGATGACTCGGAGACAGAAGATGAAGGGGAGAAAAGCCAAGAGGACCAAGAGCAGAAGAGGAAGCG GAGGAAGACCCGTCACTCGGATGCCAAAGATGGAGACTCCTATGACCCCTATGACTTCAGTGACACCGAGGAGGAAATGCCTCAGG TGCacactcccaaggcaacagactCGCAGGAGACCAAGGAGGCCCAGAAGGTGGAGCTGAGCGAGTCCAG GTTGAAGGCCTTCAAGGCAGCCCTTCTGGAGGTGTTCCGGGAAGCTCACGCACAATCGGTGGGCATGAATCGCCTCACAGAATCCATCAACCGGGACAAGGAAgagcctttctcctcctcagagaTCCAGGCTGCGCTGAGCCGGATGCAGGATGACAACCAGGTCATGGTCTCCGAGGGCATCGTCTTCCTCATTTGA
- the MCM3 gene encoding DNA replication licensing factor MCM3 isoform X2: MWSCERRRETTWISWTTSLLNNAFEELVAFQRALKDFVASIDATYAKQYEEFYIGLEGSFGSKHVSPRTLTSCFLSCVVCVEGIVTKCSLVRPKVVRSVHYCPATKKTIERRYSDLTTLEAFPSSSVYPTKDEENNPLETEYGLSVYKDHQIITIQEMPEKAPAGQLPRSVDVILDDDLVDKVKPGDRVQVVGTYRCLPGKKGGYTSGTFRTVLIACNVKQMSKDAQPSFSAEDIAKIKKFSKTRSKDIFDQLARSLAPSIHGHDYVKKAILCLLLGGVERDLENGSHIRGDINILLIGDPSVAKSQLLRYVLCTAPRAIPTTGRGSSGVGLTAAVTTDQETGERRLEAGAMVLADRGVVCIDEFDKMSDMDRTAIHEVMEQGRVTIAKAGIHARLNARCSVLAAANPVYGRYDQYKTPMENIGLQDSLLSRFDLLFIMLDQMDPEQDREISDHVLRMHRYRAPGEQDGDAMPLGSAVDILATDDPNFSQEDQQDTQIYEKHDNLLHGTKKKKEKMVSAAFMKKYIHVAKIIKPVLTQESAAYIAEEYSRLRSQDSMSSDTARTSPVTARTLETLIRLATAHAKARMSKTVDLQDAEEAVELVQYAYFKKVLEKEKKRKKRNEDDSETEDEGEKSQEDQEQKRKRRKTRHSDAKDGDSYDPYDFSDTEEEMPQVHTPKATDSQETKEAQKVELSESRLKAFKAALLEVFREAHAQSVGMNRLTESINRDKEEPFSSSEIQAALSRMQDDNQVMVSEGIVFLI; encoded by the exons ATGTGGAGCTGCGAGAGGCGCAGAGAGACTACCTGGATTTCCTGGACGACGAG CCTCCTGAACAATGCTTTTGAGGAGCTGGTTGCCTTCCAGCGGGCCTTAAAGGATTTTGTGGCCTCCATTGATGCTACATATGCCAAGCAGTATGAGGAGTTCTACATAGGTTTGGAGGGCAGCTTTGGCTCCAAGCACGTCTCTCCCCGGACTCTCACCTCCTGCTTCCTTAGCTGTGTCGTGTGTGTCGAGGGCATTGTCACTAAAT GCTCTCTAGTTCGCCCCAAAGTCGTCCGCAGTGTCCACTACTGTCCTGCTACCAAGAAGACCATAGAGAGACGTTATTCTGACCTCACCACTCTGGAGGCCTTCCCATCCAGCTCTGTCTATCCCACCAAG GATGAGGAAAACAATCCCCTTGAGACAGAATATGGACTTTCTGTCTACAAGGACCACCAGATCATCACCATCCAGGAGATGCCAGAGAAAGCCCCCGCTGGCCAGCTGCCCCGCTCCGTGGACGTCATCCTGGATGATGACTTGGTGGACAAAGTGAAGCCCGGTGACCGAGTCCAGGTGGTGGGCACCTACCGCTGCCTTCCTGGAAAGAAGGGAGGCTACACCTCAGGGACCTTCAG GACTGTCCTGATTGCCTGTAACGTGAAGCAGATGAGCAAGGATGCTCAGCCTTCCTTCTCTGCTGAGGATATAGCCAAGATCAAGAAGTTCAGTAAAACCCGTTCTAAG GATATCTTTGACCAGCTGGCCAGGTCGCTGGCCCCTAGCATCCATGGCCACGACTACGTCAAGAAGGCCATCCTCTGCTTGCTCTTGGGAGGGGTGGAACGAGACCTTGAGAATGGCAGCCACATCCGTGGGGACATCAATATCCTCCTGATAG GAGACCCGTCCGTTGCCAAGTCCCAGCTTCTGCGCTACGTGCTGTGCACCGCACCAAGGGCCATCCCTACCACCGGCCGGGGCTCCTCTGGAGTGGGTCTCACGGCCGCCGTCACCACAGACCAGGAGACAG gggaGCGCCGTCTGGAGGCGGGGGCCATGGTCCTGGCCGACCGGGGCGTGGTGTGCATCGACGAGTTCGACAAGATGTCCGACATGGACCGCACGGCCATCCACGAGGTGATGGAGCAGGGCCGCGTCACCATCGCCAAGGCCGGCATCCACGCCCGGCTCAACGCCCGCTGCAGTGTTCTGGCAGCTGCCAACCCCGTCTACGGCAGG TACGATCAGTATAAGACCCCCATGGAGAACATCGGGCTGCAGGACTCACTGCTCTCCCGATTCGACCTCCTCTTCATCATGTTGGATCAGATGGATCCCGAGCAGGATCGGGAGATCTCAGACCACGTCCTCCGAATGCACCGCTACCGGGCCCCCGGGGAACAGGACGGTGATG CAATGCCTTTGGGGAGTGCCGTGGATATCCTGGCCACGGATGACCCCAACTTTAGCCAGGAAGACCAGCAGGACACCCAGATTTATGAGAAGCATGACAACCTTCTGCATGGCACCAAGAAGAAAAA GGAGAAGATGGTGAGTGCGGCTTTCATGAAGAAATACATCCACGTGGCCAAAATCATCAAGCCCGTCCTGACGCAGGAGTCGGCCGCCTACATCGCGGAGGAGTACTCCCGCCTGCGCAGCCAGGACAGCATGAGCTCTGACACTGCCCGG ACATCTCCAGTGACAGCCCGGACGCTGGAAACTCTGATTCGATTGGCCACGGCCCACGCCAAGGCCCGCATGAGCAAGACGGTGGACCTGCAGGACGCGGAGGAGGCTGTGGAGCTGGTCCAGTATGCTTACTTCAAGAAG GTTCTCGAGAAGGAGAAGAAGCGTAAGAAGCGAAATGAGGATGACTCGGAGACAGAAGATGAAGGGGAGAAAAGCCAAGAGGACCAAGAGCAGAAGAGGAAGCG GAGGAAGACCCGTCACTCGGATGCCAAAGATGGAGACTCCTATGACCCCTATGACTTCAGTGACACCGAGGAGGAAATGCCTCAGG TGCacactcccaaggcaacagactCGCAGGAGACCAAGGAGGCCCAGAAGGTGGAGCTGAGCGAGTCCAG GTTGAAGGCCTTCAAGGCAGCCCTTCTGGAGGTGTTCCGGGAAGCTCACGCACAATCGGTGGGCATGAATCGCCTCACAGAATCCATCAACCGGGACAAGGAAgagcctttctcctcctcagagaTCCAGGCTGCGCTGAGCCGGATGCAGGATGACAACCAGGTCATGGTCTCCGAGGGCATCGTCTTCCTCATTTGA